From a single Pseudophryne corroboree isolate aPseCor3 chromosome 6, aPseCor3.hap2, whole genome shotgun sequence genomic region:
- the LOC134935620 gene encoding gastrotropin-like, protein MSFSGKYEVESQENYDAFMKHIGIPDEQIEKGRNYKYTTEVVQNGDEFTWSEIYPGHTSTNKFVVGQESDLETTGGKKFKATVRLEGGKLVVDFPKYHHTSEIAGGKLIETSVCGGITFKRISKKVA, encoded by the exons ATGTCCTTCTCTGGAAAATACGAGGTTGAATCCCAGGAGAACTATGACGCCTTCATGAAACATATTG GCATTCCTGATGAACAAATTGAGAAAGGAAGAAACTACAAATACACCACAGAGGTTGTCCAGAATGGTGATGAGTTCACCTGGTCTGAAATATATCCAGGACACACATCCACCAATAAGTTTGTTGTCGGCCAAGAGTCGGACTTAGAGACAACAGGTGGCAAGAAATTTAAG GCTACTGTGAGATTGGAAGGTGGAAAACTTGTTGTGGATTTCCCAAAATATCATCACACTTCCGAGATTGCTGGTGGAAAGCTGATTGAA ACCTCAGTATGCGGTGGAATCACCTTTAAGAGAATCAGTAAGAAAGTAGCATAG